A genomic window from Strix uralensis isolate ZFMK-TIS-50842 chromosome 20, bStrUra1, whole genome shotgun sequence includes:
- the LOC141952775 gene encoding uncharacterized protein LOC141952775, with protein sequence MRDASRSPRKANGDCRCHGKASGAWGGFWPRPGTARPPAQPRHGPARPGGQSGGAGDTAGHPGPPHTPAAGPEAAAAEGPRAPAELRRRSGRRSPAAARKTSPGGCGGKRGGGRGPDLGRWGRPRCDGRQLRGVSGSPVLFRAVNESVRGVRARFAEAAGSVSIKSLPFCTPAPFLSERHSRRRRRNRGPVLKPAAGRPRVPRSPPRNRTPAPRCRFSTGPRFRAARLRTGSRCRTAHLGTGPRRRCWPRDRSPVSRPCRHGEGGGSPPGRLGPSRRRPRLSEPGSARSGKLVPHPRHGPSAPPSLGQPVPVPPHAASVPSVPAASGGAAGGRVEVRSSLRACLAGHTWAWDGARWEQEQSCTLIKFLCSCWMAPEGTWQKSMILDPLNCAPQGDPWSSPGSQRPVTSISPELEPRRDQTLEVSSAARAEGRPGRGAPARGSGMARGGMQRPREDWLCPREEGDVL encoded by the exons ATGCGAGACGCGTCGCGGAGTCCCAGGAAAGCAAACGGAGACTG CCGCTGCCACGGCAAGGCAAGCGGGGCTTGGGGGGGTTTCTGGCCGCGACCAGGCACGGCGCGACCGCCAGCCCAGCcgcggcacggcccggcccggcccggcgggcagagcgggggggccggggacaccGCCGGACACCCCGGCCCGCCCCAcacccccgccgccggcccggaggcggcagcggcggagggtCCGCGGGCGCCGGCGGAGCTGCGGCGCCGGAGCGGTCGTCGGtccccggcggcagcgcggaAGACGagccccggggggtgcggggggaagcgcggcgggggccgggggccagACCTCGGTAGGTGGGGGAGGCCGCGCTGCGACGGGCGGCAGCTGCGCGGAGTTTCTGGCTCGCCCGTCCTTTTCCGCGCTGTCAACGAGTCCGTTCGGGGCGTTCGTGCGCGCTTCGCGGAGGCTGCGGGTTCGGTTTCTATCAAATCGCTCCCTTTCTGCACGCCCGCGCCTTTCCTCTCTGAACGACACAGCAGGAGGCGTCGGCGGAACCGGGGGCCGGTACTGAAGCCGGCAGCGGGGCGTCCCCGCGTtccgcgctccccgccccggaACCGAACCCCGGCACCGCGCTGCCGGTTCAGTACCGGTCCCCGGTTCCGCGCTGCCCGCCTCAGGACCGGATCCCGGTGCCGCACTGCCCACCTCGGGACgggaccccgacggcgctgctggccccgggaccggtccccgGTGTCGCGGCCCTgccggcacggggagggcggggggagcccgccgggacggctggggccgtcgaggcgccggcCGAGGCTTTCGGAGCCGGGCTCAGCGCgctcggggaagcttgttccccACCCCCGGCACGGCCCTTCCGCCCCgccgtcgctcgggcagccggtgccggtgccgccgcacgccgcgtccgtgccctcggtgccggccgcgagtggaggtgccgcgggggggcgggtagaagtacgaagttcgttgcgggcgtgtct ggccgggcacacctgggcctgggatggggccagatgggaacaagaacagagctgcaccctcatcaagttcttgtgcagctgctggatgGCACCAGAAGGGACCTGGCAAAAGTCAATGatcttggaccctctaaactgcgccccccagggagacccttggagctcccctggatcccagcggcctgtgaccagcatctcccctgagctggagcctcgcagggaccagaccctggaggtgtcgtctgctgccagagctgagggcaggccggggcgaggtgcCCCCGCTCGAGGCTCAGGGATGGCCCGCGGGGGAATGCAGAGGCCTCGGGAGGATTGGCTCTGCCCTCGAGAGGAGGGAgatgttctctga